One window of the Polyangiaceae bacterium genome contains the following:
- a CDS encoding sulfatase-like hydrolase/transferase, which yields MTPDAPAAVRFTRRRAFWRVFRFWLWLGFWSWLVDELWLLLSGVPSGGAPAFWRGVPGGAFAALFAAGLVGTGIGALWAWSIGPRSSASVVKDVASRIKVWLSAGSGEEHRGRLARFYARFLAFALFASLFVAITPALVLTIARPLNLALVLLAIVVGLCTAAWSLVPMFTRFSAFWLRLWARVPGVRWLVSHVWHNLVLLFGVGLCVGLVVFVLSWSVVSHLPWGGILTSCLASLLALITAWIHVKLTARRAWPGWILAGLCGVALLFSAVLGFRIKQAQVVTRQALGDGLTLGRLGSLILGQLLDPDRDGIAYGFGGGDCAPFDRKRFPGAVDIPGNGIDENCDGEDLDPKLAGDFHGRIDFPRPTGFPDRPNVVLISVDALAPNHIAAFGAKPIGAVKDIAPRLSKLDAESVSFHACFAQGPSTRLSVPALFTSRYDSEIKRRLKGRFPYEIMPENQTLAELFQARGYHTAAVLPERYFLPSNWRGLTQGFKSIDGSPARMLSGSVPHNAKQVADAAIAVFAPKAPDPDQPEDANAWDHRQPLFLWTHFYDAHWPHDQPSDVPEYGATEEAKYNAEVTLVDRHLGRLLDAIEQQLGANTLVIVTADHGVGFDEPRHAKYGYGHDLSSVVLQVPMMFRHKSLKPHRVQSLCSTLDILPTLANLIGLKPKGGPRGTSLVPELRGDPPAPRLLFHQYFVPEQQVRHREPLKLVAIRGERFSVLLDRDHGEYSAWDWREDFLERRDIWPGGDDQQARELNRLQQLLELYTFQMRRR from the coding sequence GTGACTCCCGACGCCCCCGCTGCTGTTCGCTTCACGCGAAGACGTGCCTTCTGGCGCGTCTTTCGCTTCTGGCTGTGGCTTGGGTTCTGGTCGTGGCTCGTCGATGAGCTGTGGTTGCTCCTGAGCGGGGTGCCGAGCGGGGGCGCTCCCGCGTTTTGGCGAGGTGTGCCCGGAGGTGCATTCGCGGCGCTGTTCGCAGCTGGACTGGTTGGGACTGGTATCGGTGCGCTCTGGGCGTGGTCCATCGGCCCACGCAGCTCGGCTAGCGTTGTCAAAGACGTTGCCTCGAGGATCAAGGTTTGGTTGAGCGCAGGATCGGGTGAGGAGCATCGTGGACGACTGGCGCGCTTCTACGCGCGTTTCTTGGCCTTCGCACTCTTCGCGTCGCTCTTCGTCGCCATCACGCCCGCCTTGGTGCTCACGATCGCGCGGCCCCTGAACCTCGCGCTCGTGCTGCTAGCGATTGTCGTTGGCCTGTGCACCGCTGCCTGGTCGTTGGTGCCGATGTTCACGCGCTTCAGCGCTTTCTGGCTCCGCTTGTGGGCTCGAGTTCCTGGGGTGCGCTGGCTGGTCAGCCATGTATGGCACAACCTGGTCTTGCTGTTTGGGGTCGGGCTGTGCGTCGGCTTGGTGGTGTTCGTGTTGTCTTGGAGCGTGGTGTCGCACCTGCCCTGGGGGGGGATCCTCACGAGCTGCCTCGCGTCGCTGCTTGCGCTTATTACCGCATGGATTCATGTCAAGCTGACGGCTCGTCGCGCGTGGCCAGGTTGGATCTTGGCTGGGCTGTGCGGGGTCGCCCTGCTATTCAGCGCAGTGCTTGGCTTCCGTATCAAGCAGGCGCAGGTCGTGACTCGCCAAGCCCTGGGGGATGGACTCACTTTGGGCCGCCTCGGGTCGCTGATTTTGGGTCAGCTCCTCGACCCCGATCGCGACGGGATCGCCTATGGCTTCGGCGGTGGTGACTGCGCACCCTTCGATCGGAAGCGTTTTCCTGGGGCGGTGGACATCCCGGGCAATGGCATCGACGAGAACTGCGATGGCGAAGACTTGGATCCGAAGCTCGCCGGGGACTTTCATGGGCGCATCGACTTCCCGCGCCCTACGGGCTTTCCGGATCGGCCAAACGTTGTCTTGATCAGCGTGGATGCTCTCGCGCCCAATCACATCGCCGCGTTCGGCGCGAAGCCCATCGGAGCCGTGAAAGACATCGCGCCCCGACTCAGCAAGCTCGATGCCGAGAGCGTGTCTTTCCACGCTTGCTTCGCTCAGGGGCCATCGACACGGCTCTCCGTGCCAGCGCTGTTCACTTCGCGCTACGACTCCGAGATCAAGCGTCGCCTCAAGGGGCGATTTCCGTACGAAATCATGCCGGAGAATCAGACCCTGGCGGAGCTCTTCCAAGCTCGCGGGTACCACACGGCAGCGGTGTTGCCTGAACGCTACTTCTTGCCGTCGAATTGGCGCGGGCTCACCCAAGGTTTCAAGAGCATCGATGGATCGCCCGCCCGTATGCTGAGCGGGTCAGTGCCGCACAACGCAAAGCAGGTCGCAGACGCCGCCATCGCCGTGTTTGCCCCGAAGGCGCCCGACCCGGACCAACCGGAGGACGCGAACGCCTGGGACCATCGTCAGCCACTCTTCTTGTGGACCCACTTCTACGACGCTCACTGGCCTCACGATCAGCCTTCCGACGTGCCGGAGTACGGGGCGACCGAAGAGGCGAAGTACAACGCAGAGGTCACCCTGGTCGATCGCCACCTCGGACGCCTACTAGACGCCATCGAGCAGCAGCTAGGAGCCAACACGCTGGTCATCGTGACCGCGGATCATGGCGTTGGATTCGACGAGCCCCGCCACGCCAAGTACGGGTATGGGCACGACCTCAGCAGTGTGGTGCTGCAAGTCCCAATGATGTTCCGCCACAAGAGCTTGAAGCCGCACCGGGTCCAGAGCTTGTGTTCCACCTTGGACATCTTGCCGACGCTCGCCAACCTGATCGGCCTCAAGCCGAAGGGCGGCCCGCGCGGCACCAGCCTCGTTCCCGAGCTGCGCGGCGACCCGCCCGCGCCCCGCTTGCTGTTTCACCAATACTTCGTGCCAGAGCAGCAGGTGCGGCATCGAGAGCCGCTGAAGCTGGTAGCGATCCGCGGTGAGCGCTTCAGCGTCCTGCTCGATCGAGACCACGGCGAGTATTCCGCGTGGGACTGGCGGGAGGATTTCCTCGAGCGTCGCGATATTTGGCCAGGCGGGGACGACCAGCAGGCGCGCGAACTCAATCGGCTGCAGCAGCTGCTCGAACTCTACACTTTTCAGATGCGGCGTCGCTGA
- a CDS encoding glycosyltransferase family 39 protein, whose protein sequence is MSIEEPERQGVAPVCDLSRRARVLDWAIAVALAVAYVWLLLSSVKDLGYARDEGFYFAASKSYAQWFELLFSTPKQAMEPVVVDRFWRANSEHPAFIKSLFALSYTFLFTKWKLFAEEGTAFRFPAMVLSGGALSIVYLWARRILGTDFRGRLCALGAAALLGAMPRVFYHSHLDCFDMPVLSMWLITTYAYWRATQSGRWGAAILTGVLYGLLLNTKHNSWLLPFALAPHLLLLGSLKFWQRPLEGRRGALKAWLCMATIGPALFYATWPWIWRHTADRLQAYAKFHLHHDYYNMEFLGHTYWEPPMPRGYAPVMTVATVPTITLTLFAVGLVVAFRRPLSQGIAWLRRRSTESLPKRFPTFALWACCVLVSYGPWVKSDTPIFGGTKHWIQAYPFIALFAGLGLWVTLERLVHLVESRPLALRRGVQVATTCAVLSAPIVTTWNSHPWGLSAYVPLVGGAPGAASLGLNRTFWGYATGYAADWLNQEAPPNARVFIHDTAHQSWQMMVSDGRLRKDLHVVWRPSDADIAIYHHEPHMLKVEYQVWVAFNTIQPAWVGTHNGVPVIWIYKRPK, encoded by the coding sequence ATGAGCATAGAAGAGCCAGAGCGTCAGGGGGTGGCTCCCGTTTGCGACTTGAGTCGCCGCGCGCGCGTCCTCGATTGGGCGATTGCCGTAGCCCTGGCTGTTGCCTATGTGTGGCTGCTGCTATCCAGCGTGAAAGACCTCGGCTACGCGAGAGACGAAGGCTTCTACTTCGCGGCATCGAAGAGCTACGCTCAGTGGTTCGAGCTGCTATTCAGCACGCCGAAGCAGGCGATGGAACCGGTGGTCGTGGATCGCTTCTGGCGGGCAAACAGCGAGCACCCGGCGTTCATCAAGAGCCTCTTTGCGCTCTCCTATACCTTCTTGTTTACCAAGTGGAAATTGTTCGCGGAGGAGGGGACGGCATTCCGCTTCCCTGCCATGGTGCTCAGCGGCGGTGCGCTGTCCATCGTGTACCTCTGGGCGCGGCGGATCCTCGGCACTGATTTTCGCGGACGCTTGTGCGCGTTGGGCGCGGCAGCGCTACTCGGAGCGATGCCGCGAGTCTTCTATCACTCGCACCTCGATTGCTTCGACATGCCGGTGCTCAGCATGTGGCTGATCACGACCTACGCTTACTGGCGAGCGACGCAGAGTGGGCGCTGGGGCGCGGCGATCCTGACCGGTGTGCTGTATGGGCTGCTGCTCAACACCAAGCACAACTCGTGGCTCCTGCCGTTTGCGCTTGCTCCGCACCTGCTTCTTCTCGGCTCGCTCAAGTTCTGGCAGCGACCCCTCGAGGGGAGGCGGGGCGCGCTCAAGGCCTGGCTCTGCATGGCCACCATCGGCCCGGCGCTGTTCTACGCCACCTGGCCCTGGATCTGGCGCCACACTGCAGATCGCCTGCAGGCCTACGCCAAGTTTCATCTACACCACGACTACTACAACATGGAGTTCTTGGGGCACACCTACTGGGAGCCCCCGATGCCTCGCGGATACGCACCCGTGATGACTGTGGCGACCGTACCCACCATCACGCTGACGCTGTTCGCCGTTGGCCTGGTGGTCGCCTTCAGACGCCCATTGTCGCAAGGCATTGCCTGGCTGCGGCGTCGCTCCACTGAGTCGTTACCCAAGCGCTTCCCCACGTTCGCTCTCTGGGCGTGCTGCGTGCTTGTGAGTTACGGACCGTGGGTCAAGTCGGACACGCCAATTTTCGGCGGCACCAAACACTGGATTCAGGCTTACCCCTTCATCGCGTTGTTTGCGGGTCTTGGTCTCTGGGTGACCCTGGAGCGGCTGGTCCACCTGGTTGAGAGCCGGCCGCTTGCGCTGCGTCGCGGTGTCCAGGTGGCGACCACTTGTGCCGTGCTGAGCGCCCCGATCGTTACCACGTGGAATTCTCATCCGTGGGGACTCTCAGCGTATGTGCCACTGGTGGGTGGTGCGCCGGGTGCCGCGAGCCTGGGCCTGAATCGCACCTTCTGGGGCTACGCGACGGGCTACGCTGCCGACTGGCTCAACCAAGAGGCGCCGCCCAACGCGCGCGTCTTCATCCACGACACCGCCCATCAGAGCTGGCAGATGATGGTCTCGGACGGCAGGCTGCGAAAGGATCTGCACGTGGTTTGGCGCCCCAGCGACGCAGACATCGCGATCTACCACCACGAGCCGCACATGCTCAAAGTGGAGTACCAGGTCTGGGTGGCCTTCAACACCATCCAGCCCGCGTGGGTCGGCACACACAACGGCGTCCCCGTGATCTGGATCTACAAGCGCCCCAAGTAG
- a CDS encoding TetR/AcrR family transcriptional regulator: protein MPKRKLRAPEPQQARAIATRQSLVDATIASIVELGYARTTTTEICKRAGVSQGALFKHFPDKAELLAAATEHLFKGLVQGYRNTFITIIDHPDRLGAALELLWGVFTDAPLQVAFELYVAARTDAGLRATLQPVLMQHRQNLRDEAAFFFPEAAESPEFDSTIDGIMAAMQGAALTGMVLPQPESSRGELSFIDRAARADFARAIGLLASQRKRAAASPVESVS, encoded by the coding sequence ATGCCCAAGCGCAAGCTCCGTGCGCCCGAGCCTCAGCAGGCTCGGGCCATTGCCACGCGGCAAAGCCTAGTGGACGCGACCATCGCGAGCATCGTTGAGCTCGGCTACGCCCGCACGACGACCACGGAGATCTGCAAGCGCGCCGGCGTGTCCCAGGGCGCGCTGTTCAAGCACTTCCCGGACAAGGCGGAGCTGCTCGCGGCTGCGACGGAGCACCTCTTCAAGGGGCTCGTGCAGGGCTACCGCAACACGTTCATTACCATCATCGATCACCCCGATCGCTTGGGGGCGGCGCTCGAGCTGCTCTGGGGTGTGTTCACCGATGCGCCGCTCCAGGTGGCGTTCGAGCTTTACGTCGCCGCCCGCACCGACGCCGGGCTGCGCGCCACGCTGCAGCCGGTGTTGATGCAGCATCGCCAGAACTTGCGCGACGAAGCCGCCTTCTTTTTCCCTGAGGCAGCGGAGAGTCCCGAATTCGACTCGACCATCGACGGCATCATGGCGGCCATGCAGGGCGCGGCACTCACTGGTATGGTGCTCCCCCAACCCGAAAGTAGCCGAGGGGAGCTCTCGTTCATCGATCGTGCGGCGCGTGCGGACTTTGCCCGCGCCATCGGCTTGCTCGCGAGCCAGCGGAAGCGCGCGGCGGCATCTCCCGTGGAGAGTGTGTCATGA
- a CDS encoding sterol desaturase family protein gives MSQMTYILFAIPMFFGTMFLEYLLGRKHRRRGRGFAGKDTAASLAMGVGNVILSFAVKAASFGLYLWVYQFRLFDIPETAWWTFPLLVLCEDFCYYWFHRVHHEVRFFWAAHVNHHSSTHYNLSTALRQSWTTPFTGPLFWAPLALVGFHPALILVAQTISLLYQYFLHTELVPKLGPLEWIFNTPSHHRVHHGRNPEYLDRNYAGIFIIWDRLLGTFEPERAEVDYGLTKNIQTYNPWTIAFHEWSAMFKDAWTADGARNKLGFLLRPPGWLPGGKGATAKDLRRLAEAQAAEASAAQAAALEVVKPEAADAAEAHAAQA, from the coding sequence ATGAGTCAGATGACGTACATCTTGTTCGCGATCCCGATGTTCTTCGGGACGATGTTCCTCGAGTACTTGCTGGGCCGCAAGCATCGCCGTCGTGGCCGTGGCTTTGCGGGGAAGGACACAGCGGCCAGTCTCGCCATGGGCGTCGGCAATGTGATCCTCTCGTTTGCTGTCAAGGCTGCGAGCTTCGGTCTCTACCTGTGGGTGTACCAGTTCCGACTCTTCGACATTCCGGAGACCGCTTGGTGGACCTTTCCGTTGCTCGTGCTGTGTGAGGACTTTTGTTACTACTGGTTCCACCGCGTGCATCACGAGGTGCGCTTCTTCTGGGCGGCGCACGTGAACCACCACTCGAGCACGCACTACAATCTGTCGACGGCGCTGCGCCAGAGCTGGACCACACCCTTCACGGGGCCACTGTTCTGGGCGCCTCTGGCGTTGGTTGGCTTTCACCCGGCGCTGATCTTGGTCGCACAGACCATCAGCTTGCTCTACCAATACTTTCTCCACACGGAACTAGTGCCCAAGCTTGGCCCGCTGGAGTGGATCTTCAACACGCCGAGCCACCACCGGGTGCACCATGGCCGTAACCCCGAGTATCTCGATCGCAACTACGCTGGCATCTTCATCATCTGGGATCGTTTGCTGGGCACCTTCGAGCCGGAGCGCGCCGAGGTCGACTATGGCCTGACGAAGAACATCCAAACCTACAATCCGTGGACGATCGCTTTCCACGAGTGGAGCGCGATGTTCAAGGACGCCTGGACGGCGGATGGCGCTCGCAACAAGCTCGGGTTTTTGTTGAGGCCGCCGGGGTGGTTGCCGGGTGGAAAAGGGGCTACCGCGAAAGATCTGCGACGCTTGGCGGAGGCTCAAGCGGCTGAGGCTTCGGCTGCTCAAGCTGCCGCTCTCGAGGTCGTGAAGCCTGAGGCGGCGGACGCCGCTGAAGCTCACGCGGCTCAGGCGTAG
- a CDS encoding FadR family transcriptional regulator, with translation MGQGTRKADDVALTLLDQIVSGERAVGSVLPTEAELAEQFGVNRGAVREANKLLEVHRLVKPVRRRGTEVLDPMQSLTPEVLKAMLVDRRGRVNVDMLGHFLELRAVLDVEMGRLAAERRTEKDLVALDACVDRIAECVGCPEDFDAELHELGLTLARATQNPIFVMLSHWNRQIYGYLGSLLGSVRQATEQQVVAYRSLVAAVRRQDVETLTQMVSAFHSWANQELLLAAKSWKPPHS, from the coding sequence GTGGGACAGGGTACGCGAAAAGCCGATGACGTCGCACTGACGCTGCTCGACCAGATTGTGTCGGGAGAGCGCGCCGTGGGCAGCGTGTTGCCAACGGAAGCCGAGCTCGCGGAGCAGTTCGGGGTCAATCGTGGAGCCGTACGGGAGGCGAACAAGCTGCTCGAAGTGCATCGGCTGGTGAAGCCGGTGCGGCGGCGCGGCACCGAGGTGCTGGACCCGATGCAGTCGCTCACGCCCGAGGTGTTGAAGGCGATGTTGGTGGACCGCAGAGGTCGCGTGAACGTCGACATGCTGGGTCACTTCCTGGAGCTGCGCGCGGTGCTCGACGTAGAGATGGGGCGCCTCGCCGCAGAGCGCCGCACGGAAAAAGACTTGGTGGCGCTGGACGCCTGCGTGGATCGCATCGCGGAGTGCGTTGGCTGTCCGGAAGACTTCGATGCAGAGCTGCACGAGCTGGGGCTGACGCTGGCGCGCGCCACGCAGAACCCGATCTTCGTGATGCTGTCGCACTGGAACCGGCAGATCTACGGCTACCTCGGCTCGCTGCTCGGCAGCGTGCGGCAAGCGACCGAGCAACAAGTGGTGGCGTATCGCAGCCTGGTGGCAGCAGTGCGCCGACAAGACGTGGAGACGCTCACCCAGATGGTGAGCGCGTTCCACAGCTGGGCCAATCAGGAGTTGTTGTTGGCGGCGAAGAGCTGGAAGCCGCCACATAGCTGA
- a CDS encoding molybdopterin molybdotransferase MoeA: protein MLSVDEARARILRSAAPLPIERVPLQLALGRVLAEDVRSTSPLPAFNYSAMDGFALEAEACEGAGPWELPVVGESRTGHPPPEWVKGTACRIFTGAAIPRGATAVLLQENVLDDAGQPVASARGLASIRFAHRPTVGEHMRLAGEDLPQGAVGLVQGSRVGSLQLGLLAALDRGSVLVSTRPRVLILNTGDELREPGSPALSPTSIPESNSVVLAALARSVGAEVSVAPLARDDLETTRIALTAALQHCDVLVTVGGVSVGDHDLVKPALEAAGVELDFWKVRMKPGKPLVYGRAGATHVLGLPGNPMSAQITFMLFGLPLLRALQAKRDCLPRSFELKLLAPLRQKAGRRGFYPAKWEPGGLVPLGNKASGNTLGLASADVLVVMPEDLEELPVGHIVEALDLGGV, encoded by the coding sequence ATGTTGAGCGTCGACGAGGCACGTGCGCGGATCTTGCGCAGCGCGGCTCCACTGCCAATCGAGCGAGTGCCATTGCAGCTGGCGCTCGGGAGGGTCCTCGCAGAGGACGTGAGATCCACCTCGCCGCTGCCCGCCTTCAACTACAGCGCGATGGATGGCTTCGCTCTGGAAGCCGAGGCTTGTGAAGGAGCTGGTCCGTGGGAACTCCCTGTGGTGGGGGAGAGTCGCACCGGTCATCCCCCGCCCGAATGGGTCAAGGGGACCGCATGCCGCATCTTTACGGGTGCCGCGATTCCGCGCGGAGCAACCGCCGTGTTGCTCCAGGAAAACGTGTTGGATGATGCGGGTCAGCCCGTGGCGAGCGCGCGAGGACTCGCATCCATCCGCTTCGCGCATCGTCCGACGGTTGGTGAACACATGCGTCTCGCTGGCGAGGACCTACCACAGGGTGCGGTGGGCCTGGTGCAGGGGTCCCGCGTTGGGTCACTCCAGCTCGGGCTGCTTGCCGCGCTCGATCGCGGGTCGGTGCTCGTCTCGACGCGACCTCGAGTGCTCATCTTGAACACCGGTGACGAGCTGCGTGAGCCGGGTTCCCCGGCGCTCTCGCCCACCAGCATCCCTGAGTCGAACTCCGTGGTGCTGGCTGCCCTCGCTCGTTCGGTGGGCGCGGAGGTCAGTGTGGCGCCTCTCGCGCGGGATGATCTCGAGACTACTCGCATCGCGTTGACTGCTGCTCTGCAACACTGCGACGTGCTGGTCACCGTCGGGGGCGTTTCCGTGGGAGATCACGACCTGGTCAAGCCGGCGCTAGAGGCGGCGGGCGTTGAACTGGACTTCTGGAAGGTGCGAATGAAGCCCGGCAAGCCCCTGGTGTACGGGCGAGCCGGCGCGACCCACGTCCTCGGGCTGCCTGGCAACCCGATGAGCGCGCAAATCACCTTCATGCTGTTCGGCTTGCCACTGCTGCGCGCTCTGCAGGCCAAGCGCGACTGCTTGCCGCGCAGCTTCGAACTCAAGTTGCTGGCGCCGCTTCGCCAAAAGGCCGGCCGTCGCGGCTTCTATCCTGCGAAGTGGGAACCCGGCGGTTTGGTACCGCTCGGAAACAAAGCCTCCGGCAACACGCTGGGCCTCGCCAGCGCCGACGTGCTGGTGGTCATGCCAGAGGATCTCGAGGAGCTGCCTGTCGGGCACATCGTGGAGGCGCTTGACCTCGGTGGTGTCTGA
- a CDS encoding NTP transferase domain-containing protein → MSDEVWVGIFVGGQSRRMGGFPKGLLELPGGGRLIERLIAEVGRALPAAPIRLVGSHAAYAFLGLEAIPDDPPGIGPLGGFLGLLRTARGRGVTHLVVLSCDLPFVTSELIERLVAFSPSAAVVAPVDRLDGFGGEARWQPFFGYYRVEPSLVAAEALLATGARSLQRLFEHIEAPLELPLSDEERAQLRDWDTPEQVNS, encoded by the coding sequence GTGTCTGATGAGGTGTGGGTCGGGATCTTCGTCGGTGGCCAGTCGCGACGCATGGGCGGCTTCCCTAAAGGGCTGCTCGAGCTGCCGGGCGGTGGCAGGCTCATCGAGCGACTGATCGCAGAGGTGGGGCGCGCGCTGCCAGCGGCGCCCATTCGACTCGTAGGCTCTCATGCGGCCTATGCGTTCCTCGGCCTCGAGGCGATCCCGGATGACCCGCCGGGTATCGGCCCCCTCGGCGGCTTCCTTGGCTTGCTGCGAACGGCTCGGGGACGAGGAGTCACTCACCTCGTGGTGTTGAGCTGTGATCTGCCCTTCGTTACGTCGGAGTTGATCGAACGTCTGGTCGCCTTCTCTCCCAGTGCAGCCGTGGTCGCACCCGTCGACCGCCTCGATGGGTTTGGGGGGGAGGCGCGCTGGCAGCCCTTCTTTGGGTATTACCGTGTGGAACCATCCCTGGTGGCGGCCGAGGCACTGCTCGCCACGGGCGCGCGCTCTCTGCAGCGCCTATTCGAGCACATCGAGGCTCCTCTGGAGCTACCGCTCAGCGACGAGGAGCGCGCCCAGCTGCGAGACTGGGACACCCCAGAGCAAGTGAACAGCTAG
- the moaC gene encoding cyclic pyranopterin monophosphate synthase MoaC, with protein sequence MRIYAFDEVGESLHLVPMAARRALDRAALKLSLEAWRSLPLTTRRHLIELGSSDHPDVAETTRLAQLATPTPTPLTAPVEEPDSERAPEHAREAFSEQGSLPDKLWQSLSPLDRYTLCKVAERAGLRDGSEKLTRLERVWNEIVGHSATSTHVSPGGGVRMIDVGAKQATKRRAVALSEVRMNEEAFTRLKRADAPKGDVLGTARVAGIMAAKRTSELIPLCHPLALTKIEIQLELSAVEPRVLIEALVETTDRTGVEMEALVAANTAALTVYDMLKAFDRGMQIGPTRLLEKTGGRSGDYQAPEAKPRTGWHTTQATEQASPQAETKPDRLCDVRESTLSVEEVLAAVKRPEAGAVALFIGDVRDHNAGQDVTLLEYEAYVSMAIAEMRRIISELEAEIPGTRLAAVHRIGKLQVGDTAILCAASSPHRAEAFQAGRELIDRIKERVPVWKREHGKEGPYWVGWEDARVPPPERR encoded by the coding sequence GTGCGCATCTACGCTTTTGACGAGGTAGGCGAGTCACTTCATCTAGTGCCAATGGCGGCGCGGCGCGCTTTGGACCGCGCAGCGCTCAAACTGAGCCTGGAAGCCTGGCGTAGCCTCCCGCTAACCACGCGGCGCCATTTGATCGAGCTAGGATCCTCCGATCACCCCGATGTGGCGGAGACTACGCGCCTGGCCCAACTCGCCACACCCACGCCGACACCCCTGACTGCACCAGTCGAGGAACCCGACTCTGAGCGCGCGCCTGAGCATGCGAGGGAGGCGTTCTCGGAACAAGGCAGCTTACCTGACAAACTCTGGCAGAGCCTGAGCCCGTTGGATCGCTACACGCTCTGCAAGGTCGCGGAGCGCGCCGGGCTCCGAGATGGATCCGAGAAGCTGACTCGCCTCGAGCGTGTGTGGAATGAGATCGTCGGACACAGCGCGACGTCGACCCACGTCAGCCCTGGTGGCGGTGTCCGCATGATCGACGTCGGAGCAAAGCAGGCGACGAAGCGCCGCGCGGTAGCCCTGAGCGAAGTGCGCATGAACGAAGAGGCGTTCACGCGCCTGAAGCGCGCAGATGCCCCCAAAGGAGACGTGCTCGGCACCGCACGCGTCGCCGGCATCATGGCGGCGAAGCGCACCTCGGAGCTCATCCCGCTCTGCCACCCTTTGGCGCTAACCAAGATCGAGATTCAGCTCGAGCTCTCGGCAGTGGAACCGCGCGTGTTGATCGAGGCTCTGGTGGAGACCACGGATCGTACCGGCGTTGAGATGGAAGCGTTGGTGGCGGCCAACACCGCAGCGCTCACCGTCTACGACATGCTGAAAGCATTCGACCGCGGGATGCAGATTGGTCCAACTCGACTGCTCGAGAAGACCGGCGGCAGGAGCGGCGACTACCAAGCGCCAGAGGCCAAGCCTCGCACTGGCTGGCACACGACTCAGGCTACAGAACAGGCGTCGCCCCAAGCCGAGACGAAACCCGACCGGCTATGCGATGTGCGAGAAAGCACTCTCTCGGTCGAGGAGGTGCTCGCCGCGGTGAAGCGCCCCGAAGCAGGCGCCGTAGCGCTCTTCATCGGCGACGTGCGTGATCACAACGCAGGTCAAGACGTGACGCTGCTGGAGTACGAAGCGTACGTGAGCATGGCCATCGCGGAAATGCGCCGCATCATCAGCGAGCTCGAAGCTGAAATCCCCGGCACCCGCTTGGCGGCGGTACATCGCATCGGGAAGCTCCAGGTCGGCGACACCGCAATCCTTTGCGCTGCGAGTTCACCGCACCGCGCAGAAGCCTTTCAAGCCGGCCGAGAGCTGATCGACCGCATCAAGGAGCGAGTACCCGTGTGGAAACGTGAACACGGGAAGGAAGGTCCGTACTGGGTCGGCTGGGAAGACGCGCGCGTCCCGCCTCCCGAGCGACGCTAG